In Aedes albopictus strain Foshan chromosome 3, AalbF5, whole genome shotgun sequence, the following are encoded in one genomic region:
- the LOC134290660 gene encoding uncharacterized protein LOC134290660, with product MPPKRTPVKNMEGGGSNSAAASNDDAVEEFDALVHMRGSAKAKLTRVKHMMDQIVEEEITLPQVKVHQKKVEAAYKEFSDYHERIMAVCPPSKRQDQDCKYVEFETLYDDISLALETWIELLSQTNRNQQPIVVQPSLPRAIPHFDGKYEQWEKFKVMFRDVVDRSNDPPRIKLYHLEKALIGDAAGIIDAKTIADGNYDHAWEILAERFEDKRRMVDHHISGLLNMRKMSHESHSELRELVESCVGHVENLKHLGLDFTGVSDTIVTHILSNALDDETKKLWESSVAHGELPEYEDTVKFLKGRISVLERCQKSTSDSKVKQSARGATKGHVSGKQSSNVKVNVVSSSSCEFCAEDHLAFKCSTFNGLSAEDRLRMVRDKQVCFNCLRRGHRSGECKSNKTCSKCKRKHHTLLHVDGGSVQNSSSRNSSGTDQQQVPKQAAQPDNANVPGSSTPNTVASNVVEKPISQVLLLTAMVNVLDKHGNPQSCRALLDSGSQVNFISEAMLEKLQVDRKEIDIPITGINSVRSSVRQRARVEVRSKQNGFKIELDCLVSPKVTGNLPTFEVDAAIWNIPAGIQLADPTFFRPGQVDLLIGMEWYDDTLKAGRLKLSEDLPTLRDSQFGWLVGGKYASAFCGTIVNSNVATPSSDSLNELMQKFWEVESVSSEKCVMTEAEQCEQHFQYTVRRNEDGRYVVQFPLRESISKLGDSRPMALRRFYALEAKLQKNPDIKKQYDEFVDEYEQLGHCKEVHETEDPVGLQRWYLPHHEVLKPSNTTTKCCVVFDASAKVGGMALNDVMMVGPTIQPDLLTIILKFRMYRYVLSADIAKMYRQVLKDKCHTPLQRIFYRKKPKEPLRVLELQTVTYGTAAAPFLAIRALYQLAIYEEAEYPLAAELVKKMFYVDNVLFGGNNLVEVRDLQRELISLLQRGGFHLHKWAANDERLLDSIPEEDRDKLVKIEDSSANEVIKTLGLMWDPVGDDFLFRVQSDCNNPAPTKRQVLSVIARLFDPLGLLSPVIVLAKVLMQKLWKNKMDWDDRLDEELLDDWRYFLNALPFAEDFRVPRRVISEEAARIEIHGFADTSNTAYGACVYLRSVHSDGTASSSLVTSKSKVCSITPMSIPRKELMAPLLLHRLVKKVIDAMELEHVSVTLWSDSQVVIAWLNKPLDCLQVFVRNRVAEITSESDHVWKYVRSSDNPADIVSRGMPAKALATSSLWWNGPFFLCSAAYDEVVPAALEDGEIPELKPAVSVNVAAVYEELPILTKFESFRKTQRIIAYVLRFINNCRQIGERSTATTPTTSELKKANKRIIQAIQRSELQDEIDRLQAGEPCKRIGNLNPFLDDGLLRVGGRIRHSKLAYEVKHQWIVPDKHPVTRRLIATVHRENLHAGPSSVITALRERYWILNARSTVRKVTRSCIICFKSSPKLAEQFMGDLPSYRIIAAPTFLKVGVDFAGPIYIKQTARKAAPVKGYICVFVCMVSKAMHLEVVENLSTEAFLAALQRFVSRRGVPEEVYSDNGTNFIGARSELRELYELFKSDLTNGKLSQFCQVKEIKWTTIPPNAPHFGGLWEAGVKSVKSVLKKVYQSASLTIMEFATLLCQIEAILNSRPLFAHSSDPNDPTVLTPGHLMINRPLTAIPEPSLHDIPINRLSKWQHIQLLRQHFWQRWSKEYLVELQCRSKWTKKHVNVVPNMIVLLKEDNVPPQQWKMGRIVKTYPGPDDLTRVVDVRVGNSVFKRPIHKLAPLPILEEEPVRSTHQDEDSKEPPVSLFSRVAACSVRNAAN from the coding sequence ATGCCGCCGAAGCGTACACCTGTGAAGAATATGGAAGGTGGTGGTAGCAATTCCGCCGCCGCCAGCAACGACGACGCAGTGGAAGAGTTCGACGCGCTGGTGCACATGCGTGGCTCAGCAAAGGCGAAGCTGACACGCGTCAAGCACATGATGGATCAAATCGTAGAGGAGGAGATCACGCTGCCGCAGGTCAAGGTGCACCAGAAGAAAGTGGAAGCTGCCTACAAGGAGTTTTCGGACTACCATGAACGCATCATGGCGGTCTGCCCACCGAGTAAGAGACAGGATCAAGACTGTAAGTACGTTGAATTTGAAACATTGTACGACGACATTTCCCTCGCTCTCGAAACATGGATCgagctgctgagtcaaacgaaTCGTAACCAACAGCCGATTGTGGTTCAACCGTCGCTTCCTCGTGCCATTCCGCATTTCGATGGCAAATACGAGCAGTGGGAAAAATTTAAGGTCATGTTTAGGGACGTGGTCGACAGATCGAATGATCCGCCACGAATTAAGCTCTACCATTTGGAAAAGGCTCTAATTGGGGACGCAGCTGGCATAATTGATGCTAAAACCATCGCTGATGGCAATTATGACCATGCATGGGAAATTTTAGCAGAAAGGTTTGAAGACAAGCGACGAATGGTTGATCATCACATCTCTGGGCTACTCAACATGAGAAAAATGTCACATGAAAGCCACTCTGAGTTGAGAGAGTTGGTCGAGTCATGTGTTGGTCATGTCGAAAATTTGAAACATTTGGGTCTAGATTTTACTGGGGTATCAGATACAATCGTAACGCACATCCTATCCAATGCGTTGGACGATGAGACAAAGAAATTGTGGGAATCCTCGGTAGCCCATGGGGAATTGCCTGAATACGAGGACACTGTCAAATTTCTGAAAGGTCGCATTTCCGTACTTGAACGTTGTCAAAAGTCCACTAGTGATAGTAAGGTCAAACAATCCGCGCGTGGTGCAACCAAAGGACACGTGTCCGGCAAGCAGTCGTCGAACGTGAAGGTGAACGTGGTGTCATCAAGCAGCTGTGAGTTCTGTGCAGAAGACCATCTGGCGTTCAAGTGCTCTACGTTCAACGGATTGTCGGCGGAGGATCGATTGAGGATGGTGCGTGATAAACAGGTGTGCTTCAATTGCTTGCGACGTGGTCACCGAAGCGGAGAATGTAAATCGAACAAGACGTGTTCGAAGTGCAAGCGGAAGCATCACACGCTGCTCCATGTTGATGGTGGTTCAGTGCAAAATTCaagttccagaaattccagtGGGACAGATCAGCAGCAGGTTCCAAAGCAAGCGGCGCAGCCAGACAACGCAAATGTTCCGGGTAGCAGTACACCTAACACCGTGGCTTCGAATGTGGTCGAGAAGCCAATTTCGCAAGTGCTGTTGCTAACTGCAATGGTCAACGTTTTGGACAAGCATGGGAACCCGCAATCATGTCGTGCTCTTTTGGACAGTGGGTCGCAGGTCAACTTCATCTCGGAGGCGATGTTGGAAAAGCTGCAAGTGGATCGAAAAGAAATCGACATTCCCATCACCGGAATCAACAGCGTCAGATCCAGCGTTCGACAACGGGCGAGGGTGGAGGTTCGTTCGAAGCAGAATGGTTTCAAGATAGAGTTGGATTGCTTGGTCTCGCCGAAGGTAACAGGAAACCTGCCGACCTTTGAGGTTGACGCAGCTATATGGAACATTCCCGCTGGAATCCAGTTGGCAGACCCTACGTTCTTCCGTCCAGGACAAGTGGATTTGCTGATTGGAATGGAATGGTACGACGATACACTCAAGGCCGGTCGTCTGAAGCTATCAGAAGATCTGCCTACGCTCCGAGATTCGCAATTTGGCTGGTTGGTTGGTGGAAAATATGCTAGTGCTTTTTGTGGAACAATTGTGAACTCTAATGTGGCAACACCATCAAGTGACTCTTTAAACGAACTGATGCAAAAGTTTTGGGAAGTTGAAAGTGTTTCCAGTGAGAAGTGCGTGATGACTGAAGCTGAACAGTGTGAGCAGCATTTCCAGTATACGGTTCGTCGAAATGAAGATGGTCGATACGTAGTACAGTTTCCACTTCGGGAATCAATCAGCAAGCTTGGAGATTCAAGACCAATGGCGCTGAGGAGATTCTACGCACTGGAGGCAAAATTGCAGAAGAACCCGGACATTAAGAAGCAGTACGACGAATTCGTGGATGAATACGAGCAGCTTGGACATTGCAAGGAAGTGCATGAAACAGAAGATCCTGTTGGTTTGCAGAGATGGTATCTACCGCACCACGAGGTACTCAAGCCGTCGAATACGACTACCAAGTGTTGCGTCGTGTTTGACGCATCGGCAAAGGTTGGTGGAATGGCATTGAACGACGTGATGATGGTTGGCCCTACAATTCAACCTGATTTGCTGACgatcattttgaaatttcgtaTGTATCGGTATGTGCTAAGCGCTGACATCGCTAAGATGTATCGGCAAGTGTTGAAGGACAAGTGTCATACTCCGCTACAACGCATTTTCTACAGAAAGAAGCCCAAAGAGCCACTGCGAGTCTTGGAGCTTCAAACTGTGACGTATGGTACAGCTGCAGCACCATTTCTGGCCATTCGTGCGCTGTATCAACTGGCAATCTACGAGGAAGCAGAATATCCTTTGGCAGCGGAGCTGGTGAAGAAGATGTTCTACGTGGACAACGTACTTTTTGGTGGAAACAATTTGGTAGAAGTGAGAGACCTCCAACGAGAGTTGATTTCGCTACTGCAACGCGGAGGTTTTCATCTACACAAGTGGGCCGCAAACGATGAACGACTCCTGGACTCTATTCCTGAGGAGGATCGAGATAAACTGGTGAAGATTGAAGACTCTAGTGCCAATGAGGTAATTAAGACCCTTGGGCTTATGTGGGATCCGGTCGGAGATGATTTTCTGTTCCGGGTACAATCTGACTGCAACAATCCAGCACCGACAAAACGGCAAGTTCTGTCAGTTATAGCAAGGCTTTTCGATCCCCTCGGCCTGCTGTCACCAGTAATCGTTCTCGCAAAGGTTTTGATGCAGAAGCTGTGGAAGAACAAGATGGATTGGGACGATCGGCTGGATGAAGAGCTACTCGACGACtggagatattttttgaacgcGCTGCCATTTGCAGAGGACTTCCGAGTTCCACGGCGGGTAATTTCGGAGGAAGCGGCAAGGATTGAAATCCATGGATTTGCAGACACGTCAAATACAGCCTACGGAGCATGCGTGTACCTTCGGTCGGTGCATTCCGATGGTACTGCGAGTTCGAGCTTAGTTACAAGCAAGTCAAAAGTCTGTTCCATAACGCCTATGTCCATCCCGCGCAAGGAGCTGATGGCACCTCTACTCCTGCATCGATTGGTTAAGAAAGTGATTGACGCGATGGAATTAGAACACGTCTCGGTTACTCTCTGGTCCGACAGCCAGGTGGTCATTGCGTGGCTAAACAAGCCGTTGGACTGTCTGCAAGTATTCGTGAGGAATCGTGTAGCCGAGATTACAAGCGAAAGTGACCATGTTTGGAAGTACGTTCGCTCTTCAGACAACCCAGCAGATATTGTATCGCGAGGCATGCCAGCGAAAGCGCTCGCGACGAGCAGCCTATGGTGGAATGGACCGTTTTTCCTGTGCAGTGCAGCATATGACGAAGTGGTTCCTGCAGCTCTGGAagatggagagattcctgaactgAAGCCGGCAGTATCTGTCAACGTAGCAGCTGTATACGAGGAGCTTCCGATATTGACAAAGTTTGAGTCATTTCGGAAGACACAAAGGATTATCGCCTACGTTTTAAGGTTCATCAACAACTGCCGTCAGATTGGTGAACGAAGCACTGCAACGACGCCCACGACTTCTGAACTGAAGAAGGCAAACAAGCGGATCATCCAAGCGATCCAGAGGAGCGAACTTCAGGATGAAATCGATCGCCTGCAAGCGGGGGAGCCATGCAAGAGAATCGGCAATCTGAACCCTTTCTTGGACGACGGATTACTACGAGTTGGAGGTAGAATTCGTCACAGCAAACTAGCATACGAGGTAAAGCATCAATGGATCGTTCCGGACAAGCACCCCGTAACGAGAAGACTCATCGCAACGGTACATAGAGAAAACCTGCATGCTGGTCCGAGTAGCGTGATCACAGCCCTAAGAGAGCGCTACTGGATACTGAACGCCAGATCGACGGTACGAAAGGTGACGAGAAGTTGCATCATCTGCTTCAAATCAAGCCCGAAGCTTGCTGAGCAGTTCATGGGAGACTTGCCCTCGTATCGCATCATCGCTGCACCTACGTTTTTGAAAGTTGGAGTAGACTTTGCTGGACCTATCTACATAAAGCAAACCGCCAGGAAAGCAGCTCCAGTGAAAGGCTACATATGCGTATTTGTCTGTATGGTTTCAAAGGCAATGCACTTGGAAGTGGTGGAGAACCTATCCACTGAAGCGTTTTTGGCAGCACTACAAAGATTCGTATCCAGAAGAGGAGTACCCGAGGAAGTGTATAGCGACAACGGAACGAATTTCATCGGCGCGCGATCAGAGCTTCGTGAGTTGTACGAGCTCTTCAAGTCCGACCTAACCAACGGTAAGCTATCACAGTTCTGTCAAGTCAAGGAGATTAAGTGGACCACGATTCCCCCAAATGCGCCTCACTTTGGAGGGCTATGGGAGGCGGGCGTTAAAAGCGTGAAGTCTGTTCTGAAGAAAGTCTATCAGTCCGCCTCTCTGACAATAATGGAATTTGCGACCTTGCTGTGTCAAATCGAGGCTATTCTAAACTCTAGACCTCTTTTTGCACATTCCTCTGACCCTAATGACCCAACCGTTTTGACTCCTGGCCATTTAATGATCAATAGACCTTTAACTGCTATCCCTGAGCCTAGTCTTCATGACATCCCCATCAACCGCCTGTCAAAATGGCAGCACATTCAGCTTCTTCGACAGCATTTTTGGCAACGCTGGTCGAAAGAATATTTGGTAGAGCTTCAATGTCGTTCGAAGTGGACGAAGAAGCACGTCAATGTAGTCCCTAACATGATCGTCCTGTTGAAGGAAGATAACGTAccacctcaacagtggaaaatgggTAGAATCGTCAAAACCTATCCAGGTCCCGATGATCTCACTCGTGTCGTCGACGTTCGTG